Proteins co-encoded in one Quercus robur chromosome 8, dhQueRobu3.1, whole genome shotgun sequence genomic window:
- the LOC126694330 gene encoding meiotic recombination protein SPO11-1-like: MEGNRGSSQRCALLRKIREFTRAIVQDLSIGRSPIVLIDRFRVHCTNPQANCCCSSVLPNGKEILTLQRENHMHRLDVLLRVLLIVQQLLQENRHGSKRDIYYMHPSVFSEQSVVDRAINDICILMQCSRHNLNVVSVGNGLVMGWIRFLEGGRKFDCINRPNTAHPIPVQVEEVKDIVSVADYILVVEKESVFERLANDQFCNANRCIVITGKGYPDIPTRRFLRLLIEKLCLPTYCLVDSDPYGFDILTTYRFGSMQMAYDAKQLRCPEVCWLGVFPSDSEKYCLPQQCFLPLTAEDKKKAEAMLNRCYLQREVPRWRLELELMLQRGVKFEIEALSVHSLSFLSKEYITSKIQGGVHI, translated from the exons atggaggGAAACCGTGGGAGCTCACAGCGCTGCGCTTTGTTACGAAAAATCAGAG AGTTCACTCGAGCTATAGTACAAGATCTGAGCATCGGACGGTCACCGATCGTTCTCATCGATCGGTTCAGAGTTCACTGCACGAATCCTCAAGCAAACTG CTGTTGCAGCTCTGTATTGCCAAATGGGAAGGAAATTCTCACACTTCAAAGGGAAAACCATATGCATAGGCTCG ATGTCTTGCTAAGAGTGCTATTGATTGTTCAGCAACTTCTGCAAGAAAACCGGCATGGGTCcaagagagatatatattaCATGCATCCATCTGTATTTTCAG AACAGTCAGTTGTAGACCGGGCAATCAATGACATTTGCATCCTTATGCAATGCAGTCGCCACAATCTAAATGTG GTTTCTGTGGGCAATGG GTTGGTGATGGGCTGGATAAGATTCTTAGAAGGTGGAAGGAAGTTTGATTGCATAAATCGTCCTAACACG GCCCACCCCATCCCTGTTCAAGTTGAAGAAGTCAAAG ACATTGTTAGTGTTGCTGACTACATTCTAGTTGTGGAGAAGGAATCAG TATTTGAGCGATTAGCTAATGACCAGTTCTGCAATGCAAACCGTTGCATTGTCATCACT GGAAAAGGCTATCCAGATATCCCCACCAGAAG GTTTTTGCGGCTGCTCATTGAAAAGTTGTGTCTACCTACCTATTGTTTGGTTGATAGTGATCCCTATGGCTTCGACATTCTGACCACATATCGGTTTGGTTCAATG CAAATGGCCTATGATGCAAAGCAACTGCGTTGCCCAGAGGTATGCTGGCTTGGAGTTTTTCCTTCAGATTCTGAGAAATACTGTCTTCCACAGCAATGTTTCCTTCCTCTGACAGCAGAAG ACAAGAAGAAAGCTGAAGCTATGCTAAATAGATGCTACCTGCAAAGAGAAGTCCCAAGATGGAG GTTGGAACTAGAGTTGATGCTGCAAAGAGGGGTGAAATTTGAGATTGAAGCATTGTCCGTGCATTCACTATCCTTTTTGTCAAAAGAGTACATAACATCTAAGATTCAAGGTGGAGTGCACATTTAA